One window of Plasmodium relictum strain SGS1 genome assembly, chromosome: 14 genomic DNA carries:
- the RIO1 gene encoding serine/threonine protein kinase RIO1, putative, whose product MYENYGYSNVISNDVKSSLIEGEKLSNKFRNRGLTRDKRATINSVLDNRTLIILKKLKDNLLNEIYGVISSGKEAYVFNSHKYLNNEEINSIKEIILKQIDEKEKCRESMKKIICKNKNSINEQDKNIEESERYENEKNEEDEEYEEYSEECEEYNEVSEENNEEREEYENCEIENYKNEEIEKYKNYIHNNLYKINDIYNNSEKIEANKLENIKLQSKPEETFDIINEMRKMSYKHKKDNLDIFDNRKVAISFATKIYNTSILVFKKRSQYIEGEFRFRNAYTKNTNPRKMVKQWSEKEFRNLRRILIYGLRCPYPLVLKSNVIVMSKLGTLDEASRKMKDLNLSTLKWKELYIECICILRLLFSNCKLVHADFSEYNLLYFYNHIYIIDVSQSMEHDHPYSLEFLKRDCLNITNFFKKYIGNIQNDESNGMQLNNTYINEHKKQYNIEIPISSYNNEISYDYSRNQALNEKSNERYDKYINLINSSSEDFYDNVQILPLKKLFDYIVSSSLPEDVLYFLENDKKKISLNPFEMIYLQIFGLLKNTTPIPKLNLKKIKKNRIYFEKLKRATCYYVTKFSSQKRFCQKNSDREQVEEQIFLNSWIPSYLNEIKDIRTIEKDLKLLKKGKSIANNFISNNYDKTDDFYKKNNYIENNYDNTHNCDSEINKNNLLRKIDLDEKNEELNSQRRQKLDIEKREIDEMEYEKKNEEENFTELNEKKLSISFEKNSDHDLSDSCKSSISSNYNSCSYSEQEQEKFKGIIPEGITRKEWSKLVKEQNREKRKHKIPKYQKKKKKKKSHLKKKK is encoded by the coding sequence ATGTACGAAAATTATGGATATTCAAATGTAATAAGCAATGATGTAAAAAGTTCATTAATTGAAGGAGAAAAACTTTCCAATAAATTTCGAAATAGAGGATTAACTAGAGACAAAAGAGCAACTATAAATTCTGTACTAGATAATAGaactttaattattttaaaaaaattaaaagataatttattaaatgaaatatacgGGGTCATTAGTTCTGGAAAAGAAGCTTATGTATTTAATTCAcacaaatatttaaataatgaggAAATTAATTCGATCaaagaaattatattaaaacaaatagacgaaaaagaaaaatgtagAGAaagtatgaaaaaaattatttgtaaaaataaaaatagcatAAATGAacaagataaaaatattgaagaaAGTGAAAGGTAtgaaaatgagaaaaatgaAGAGGATGAAGAATATGAGGAATATAGCGAAGAATGTGAAGAATATAACGAAGTAagtgaagaaaataatgaagaaagagaagaatatgaaaattgtgaaatagaaaattataaaaatgaagaaattgaaaaatataaaaattacatacataataatttatataaaataaatgatatatataataattctgaaaaaatagaagcaaataaattagaaaacATAAAATTGCAAAGTAAACCAGAAGAAACTTTtgatataataaatgaaatgagaaaaatgagttataaacataaaaaagaCAATTTAGACATTTTTGATAATAGAAAAGTAGCTATATCCTTTGctacaaaaatttataatacatCTATTttagtatttaaaaaaagatctCAATATATTGAAGGAGAATTCAGATTTAGGAATGCTTATACAAAAAATACCAACCCACGAAAAATGGTTAAACAATGGTCAGAAAAAGAATTTCGAAATTTAAGACGAATATTAATTTATGGTTTAAGATGTCCTTACCCTTTGGTTTTAAAAAGTAATGTAATTGTAATGAGTAAACTTGGAACTCTGGATGAGGCAAGTCGTAAAATGAAAGATTTAAATTTGAGTACATTAAAATGGaaagaattatatattgAATGCATTTGTATTTTAAGATTACTATTTAGTAATTGTAAACTTGTCCATGCTGATTTTTCAGAATATAatttactatatttttataatcatatttatataattgatGTTTCCCAATCAATGGAGCATGATCATCCATATTCtttagaatttttaaaaagagaCTGTTTAAATATTactaattttttcaaaaaatacaTTGGAAATATTCAAAATGATGAATCTAATGGTATGCAGTTAAATAATACTTATATTAATGAGCACAAGAAACAGTATAATATAGAAATCCCCATTAGTtcatataataatgaaatatctTATGATTATTCAAGAAATCAGgcattaaatgaaaaatcaaATGAAAGATATgataaatacataaatttaattaactCTTCAAGCGAAGATTTTTATGACAACGTACAAATTTTACCTTTGAAGAAATTATTCGATTATATTGTATCATCTTCTCTTCCTGAAGATGTATTATACTTCttagaaaatgataaaaagaaaatttctttaaatcCTTTCGAAATGATATATCTTCAAATTTTTggcttattaaaaaataccACTCCAATACCTAAActaaacttaaaaaaaataaaaaaaaatagaatttattttgaaaaattaaaaagagctACATGTTACTATGTAACAAAATTTTCTTCTCAAAAGCGTTTTTGTCAAAAAAACTCTGATAGAGAACAAGTAGAAgaacaaatttttttaaattcatggATCCCttcatatttaaatgaaataaaagatatcAGAACTATCgaaaaagatttaaaattattaaaaaaagggAAATCAATAGCCAATAATTTCATTTCAAACAATTATGATAAGACAGATgatttctataaaaaaaataattatattgaaaataattatgataacACACACAACTGTGATagtgaaattaataaaaataacctTTTGAGAAAAATTGAtttagatgaaaaaaatgaagagtTAAATTCACAAAGGAGACAAAAATTAGATATTGAAAAAAGAGAGATTGATGAAATGGAGTATGAGAAAAAAAAcgaagaagaaaattttactgaattaaatgaaaaaaaattgtctatttcctttgaaaaaaattcagaTCATGATTTGTCAGATTCATGTAAATCTTCTATATCAAGTAATTATAATTCTTGTTCATACAGTGAGCAAGAacaagaaaaatttaaaggaATTATACCTGAAGGTATTACAAGAAAAGAATGGAGTAAATTGGTAAAAGAACAAAAcagagaaaaaagaaaacataaaataCCTAAAtatcagaaaaaaaagaagaaaaaaaaatctcatttaaaaaagaaaaaataa